In the genome of bacterium, the window GCAGGCACTGCATTTATTATGTGGTTAGGTGAGCAAATCACAGAAAATGGCATCGGTAATGGCATGAGTATCATTATTTTCGCTGGTATCGTCGCCCGCGTGCCCTCATCGTTGAGTCAGACTTTTGCACTTGTCGGTACTGGCGAATTAACGCCTTTTGCCTTGCTTGCCTTACTGGTTTTCAGTGTTCTGACTGTCGCCCTAATAGTTTTTGTAGAGCGCACCTATCGCAAGATCCCCGTTCAATACCCACGCCGTGCTGTAGGTAAAAATATCATGCAAGCTAGCACGCAGTATTTGCCGTTAAAGTTAAATCTTGCCGGCGTAATTCCACCAATTTTTGCATCTTCAGTGTTGGTCGTGCCCGCAACATTCGCGCAATTTAGTAGCAATGAAAGTTTGCAAAAGCTTGCCAGCTATTTTCAACATGGCACTTGGGTGTATGAATCAATTTTTGTATTCTTGATTATCTTTTTTGCCTATTTTTATACCGCAATTATCTACGATCCTAATCAAATCGCAGATAATCTCAAGAAAAACGGCGGCTTTATTCCGACAGTTCGACCAGGGAAGGAAACCGCAGAATACTTGGACACGATTTTATCTCGCCTAACCTTTTGGGGCGGTATTTATATTTCTGTAATCTGTGTTGTGCCAATCCTTGTTTATGCCGAATTTAATGCTTCGCAGTTTGCCTACTTCCTCAGTGGCACTGCCGTGTTGATTATGGTTGGCGTAATGCTTGATACGGCCAATCAAATTCAATCACATATTGTGGCGCGCAACTATGAAGGCTTTTTAGCTAAGGGACCGGGAAAGGTACGCGGGGGACTAAGTCGTGCGATGCAGTCACGATCAGGTGGCCGCTTAATTCAGCGCTAACGTATTTTGTTCTAAGGGAGGACTCCACGAATGAAGCGTATAGTATTTCTTGGCGCACCCGGGGCAGGAAAGGGCACCCAAGCTAAGCTTTTAAGTGAACACTTTGCAATCCAACACATCAGTACCGGCGATATGCTTCGCCAGGCAGTTAAAGCTGGCACTGCGCTAGGTCGGGAAGTCCAAGTCTTGATGGAATCAGGTAAGCTCGTTCCAGATGCGCTGATGGTTAAGGTCATTGCCGAACGCGTTGCACTGCCAGACTGTGAGAAAGGCTATATTCTCGATGGTTTTCCTCGAACCGTGCCACAAGCTGAAGCCTTAGCGCAGATGCTCAATGGCGCAAAATTAACAGTTGTCCATTTCGACGTGAATGATGCTGCAGTGGCCAAGCGCCTACAAGCGCGCCGTGAATCGGAGAATCGCGTCGACGACGATGCTGCAGTGCAACTTGAACGCTTGCGAGTTTATCGTGAGCAAACTGCTCCGTTGATTAATCACTATCGTTCCAAAACGAATCTACTCGATATTGATGCCTCTGGTAGCGTTGAAGAAGTTTTTTCTGAACTTCTAGTTGCGCTTGAAAATTAAGAGGTATTTTTTTGGCTGCAGATTCACAGATACAATTAAAAACACGCGACGAGATTGAATGTTTGCGGCGCGCAAATGCAATCGTCTATGAAGTATTAATGACGCTGCAAGAGCTGGTGCGTCCGGGAATCACTACCAAAGAATTAGATCGCAAGGCCGAAGAGTTGACACTCAAGCATAAAGCACAGGCTGCTTTTCTGGGATATCCTGCGCACTCAAAAAATGTTGCGCCATTTCCAGGAACAATTTGTGCGTCAGTAAATGAATGTATCGTGCATGGAATCCCCAATGATCATCCACTTC includes:
- the secY gene encoding preprotein translocase subunit SecY, with the translated sequence MMSGFGDATKIPELRKRIFFTLLMLVVYRLAVFVPTPGIDVDKLKSMFERAAGTLFGIANMFSGGALENFSVLALGIMPYISMSIIIQLLTTSIPHLEALSKEGEQGRRIITRYTRIGTVFLALFQSFVIARGLESQGVVADPGWGFRLLTMITLTAGTAFIMWLGEQITENGIGNGMSIIIFAGIVARVPSSLSQTFALVGTGELTPFALLALLVFSVLTVALIVFVERTYRKIPVQYPRRAVGKNIMQASTQYLPLKLNLAGVIPPIFASSVLVVPATFAQFSSNESLQKLASYFQHGTWVYESIFVFLIIFFAYFYTAIIYDPNQIADNLKKNGGFIPTVRPGKETAEYLDTILSRLTFWGGIYISVICVVPILVYAEFNASQFAYFLSGTAVLIMVGVMLDTANQIQSHIVARNYEGFLAKGPGKVRGGLSRAMQSRSGGRLIQR
- a CDS encoding adenylate kinase, which gives rise to MKRIVFLGAPGAGKGTQAKLLSEHFAIQHISTGDMLRQAVKAGTALGREVQVLMESGKLVPDALMVKVIAERVALPDCEKGYILDGFPRTVPQAEALAQMLNGAKLTVVHFDVNDAAVAKRLQARRESENRVDDDAAVQLERLRVYREQTAPLINHYRSKTNLLDIDASGSVEEVFSELLVALEN